One Micropterus dolomieu isolate WLL.071019.BEF.003 ecotype Adirondacks linkage group LG23, ASM2129224v1, whole genome shotgun sequence DNA window includes the following coding sequences:
- the LOC123962606 gene encoding prenylcysteine oxidase-like isoform X1: MGGSLLPLLVVVLSAWQSVGDPAGSAHVDGAPPSKIAVVGAGIGGSATANFLRQHFGPEVQVDVFEKGDVGGRLATVTVNHNDYESGGSIIHSLNLHMQEFVKQLGLKYRRSIAGKTAVFNGEEVILEETDWYLLDLFRLWWRYGISFIRLQMWVEEIMEKFMRIYKYQAHGYAFSSVEELLDSLGGSGFINMTRRPLSDSLLELGVSQRFIDEVIAPIMRVNYGQNVSIPAFVGAVSLAGAQNNLWAVEGGNKLVCSGLLKMANANVLQAQVNAISPVYSGEAPQYQLSFTTAEGTGSEVYDIVVLATPLQASVGSGVQFQGFTPPLDQLPGDYHSTVATIVHGYLNTSFFGFPDPRLFPFASVLTTEAPDVFFNSVASVCPVNISAGFRRKQPQEAGVYKVFSPQPLDKTQLKTLFRSYYSVQVTEWQAYPCYGSSQGLPPVELHPNLYYLNGIELAGSAMEMSSVAAKNIALLAYHRWNRQTDMVDQKDLMHRIKTEL, encoded by the exons ATGGGCGGCTCTCTGCTCCCGTTGCTCGTCGTCGTGCTGTCAGCCTGGCAGTCTGTCGGAGACCCGGCTGGGTCCGCTCATGTCGACGGAGCTCCGCCGTCTAAAATAG CGGTGGTCGGGGCAGGGATAGGAGGCAGTGCCACGGCTAACTTCCTGCGGCAGCACTTTGGTCCGGAGGTCCAGGTGGATGTGTTTGAAAAGGGCGACGTCGGAGGCCGTCTCGCCACTGTAACGGTCAACCATAACGACTACGAGTCTGGAGGATCCATCATTCATTCCCTCAACCTTCACATGCAGGAGTTTGTCAAACAACTCG GTTTAAAGTATCGTCGCAGCATTGCAGGTAAGACGGCGGTGTTTAACGGCGAGGAGGTGATTCTGGAGGAAACAGACTGGTACCTGCTGGACCTCTTCCGCCTGTGGTGGCGCTATGGCATCAGCTTCATACGCCTGCAGATGTGGGTAGAGGAAATTATGGAGAAATTCATGAG GATCTACAAGTACCAGGCCCACGGCTACGCCTTCAGCTCGGTGGAGGAGCTGTTGGACTCTCTCGGGGGGAGTGGCTTCATCAACATGACCCGAAGGCCGCTTTCGGATTCGCTGCTGGAGCTGGGTGTGTCGCAGCGCTTCATCGACGAGGTCATCGCGCCCATCATGAGGGTCAACTATGGACAGAACGTCAGCATCCCTGCCTTTGTAG gtGCTGTGTCTTTAGCTGGTGCCCAGAACAACCTGTGGGCGGTGGAAGGAGGCAACAAGCTGGTGTGTTCAGGCCTGCTGAAGATGGCTAACGCTAACGTGCTGCAAGCACAAGTCAACGCCATCTCCCCAGTCTACTCAG GGGAGGCGCCACAGTACCAGCTGAGCTTCACCACAGCAGAAGGGACGGGATCAGAGGTGTATGACATTGTAGTGTTGGCGACGCCGCTCCAGGCCAGTGTCGGGTCTGGAGTCCAGTTCCAGGGTTTCACTCCTCCCCTTGACCAGCTCCCCGGCGACTATCACAGCACTGTAGCAACCATTGTCCACGGTTACCTCAACACTTCCTTCTTTGGTTTCCCGGACCCCCGCCTGTTTCCCTTTGCCAGCGTCTTGACAACTGAGGCTCCCGATGTGTTTTTCAACAGCGTGGCTAGTGTTTGTCCCGTCAACATCTCTGCGGGCTTTCGCCGTAAGCAGCCACAAGAGGCCGGAGTCTATAAAGTGTTCTCGCCACAACCTCTGGACAAGACTCAGCTCAAGACACTCTTCAG GTCATACTACTCAGTGCAGGTGACAGAGTGGCAGGCCTACCCTTGTTACGGCAGCAGCCAGGGTCTGCCGCCCGTGGAGCTCCACCCCAACCTTTACTACCTGAATGGCATTGAGTTGGCCGGCAGCGCCATGGAGATGAGCTCAGTGGCGGCCAAGAACATCGCTCTGCTGGCTTACCACCGCTGGaacagacagacggacatgGTGGACCAGAAAGATCTGATGCACAGGATCAAGACTGAACTATGA
- the LOC123962606 gene encoding prenylcysteine oxidase-like isoform X2, translated as MQEFVKQLGLKYRRSIAGKTAVFNGEEVILEETDWYLLDLFRLWWRYGISFIRLQMWVEEIMEKFMRIYKYQAHGYAFSSVEELLDSLGGSGFINMTRRPLSDSLLELGVSQRFIDEVIAPIMRVNYGQNVSIPAFVGAVSLAGAQNNLWAVEGGNKLVCSGLLKMANANVLQAQVNAISPVYSGEAPQYQLSFTTAEGTGSEVYDIVVLATPLQASVGSGVQFQGFTPPLDQLPGDYHSTVATIVHGYLNTSFFGFPDPRLFPFASVLTTEAPDVFFNSVASVCPVNISAGFRRKQPQEAGVYKVFSPQPLDKTQLKTLFRSYYSVQVTEWQAYPCYGSSQGLPPVELHPNLYYLNGIELAGSAMEMSSVAAKNIALLAYHRWNRQTDMVDQKDLMHRIKTEL; from the exons ATGCAGGAGTTTGTCAAACAACTCG GTTTAAAGTATCGTCGCAGCATTGCAGGTAAGACGGCGGTGTTTAACGGCGAGGAGGTGATTCTGGAGGAAACAGACTGGTACCTGCTGGACCTCTTCCGCCTGTGGTGGCGCTATGGCATCAGCTTCATACGCCTGCAGATGTGGGTAGAGGAAATTATGGAGAAATTCATGAG GATCTACAAGTACCAGGCCCACGGCTACGCCTTCAGCTCGGTGGAGGAGCTGTTGGACTCTCTCGGGGGGAGTGGCTTCATCAACATGACCCGAAGGCCGCTTTCGGATTCGCTGCTGGAGCTGGGTGTGTCGCAGCGCTTCATCGACGAGGTCATCGCGCCCATCATGAGGGTCAACTATGGACAGAACGTCAGCATCCCTGCCTTTGTAG gtGCTGTGTCTTTAGCTGGTGCCCAGAACAACCTGTGGGCGGTGGAAGGAGGCAACAAGCTGGTGTGTTCAGGCCTGCTGAAGATGGCTAACGCTAACGTGCTGCAAGCACAAGTCAACGCCATCTCCCCAGTCTACTCAG GGGAGGCGCCACAGTACCAGCTGAGCTTCACCACAGCAGAAGGGACGGGATCAGAGGTGTATGACATTGTAGTGTTGGCGACGCCGCTCCAGGCCAGTGTCGGGTCTGGAGTCCAGTTCCAGGGTTTCACTCCTCCCCTTGACCAGCTCCCCGGCGACTATCACAGCACTGTAGCAACCATTGTCCACGGTTACCTCAACACTTCCTTCTTTGGTTTCCCGGACCCCCGCCTGTTTCCCTTTGCCAGCGTCTTGACAACTGAGGCTCCCGATGTGTTTTTCAACAGCGTGGCTAGTGTTTGTCCCGTCAACATCTCTGCGGGCTTTCGCCGTAAGCAGCCACAAGAGGCCGGAGTCTATAAAGTGTTCTCGCCACAACCTCTGGACAAGACTCAGCTCAAGACACTCTTCAG GTCATACTACTCAGTGCAGGTGACAGAGTGGCAGGCCTACCCTTGTTACGGCAGCAGCCAGGGTCTGCCGCCCGTGGAGCTCCACCCCAACCTTTACTACCTGAATGGCATTGAGTTGGCCGGCAGCGCCATGGAGATGAGCTCAGTGGCGGCCAAGAACATCGCTCTGCTGGCTTACCACCGCTGGaacagacagacggacatgGTGGACCAGAAAGATCTGATGCACAGGATCAAGACTGAACTATGA